TCCATGAAGATCACGCGATGCGCGACCTTTCGCGCAAAGCCCATTTCATGCGTCACGCATACCATCGTCATGCCGTCGCGCGCGAGCTCGACCATCACGTCGAGCACTTCGTTGATCATCTCGGGATCGAGCGCGGAGGTGGGCTCGTCGAACAGCATCGCGACCGGGTTCATCGACAGGGCGCGCGCGATCGCGACACGCTGCTGCTGACCGCCGGACAACTGCCCCGGATACTTGTGCGCATGCGCCTTCAGGCCGACACGGTCGAGCAGCTTCATGGCGTTCTCGACGGCCTCGTCCTTGCGGCGGCCGAGTACCTTGACCTGCGCAAGCGTCAGGTTGTCGGTGATCGACAGGTGCGGAAACAGCTCGAAATGCTGGAACACCATGCCGACGCGGGCGCGCAACTGCGCAAGCTTTGCAGTGGGATCGCCGAGCCGCGTGCCGTCGACGGTGATGCTGCCTTTCTGGAACGGTTCGAGACCGTTGATCGTCTTGATCAGCGTCGATTTCCCGGAGCCGGACGGCCCGCACACGACGACCACCTCGCCCTTCGAGACCGCCGCACTGCATGCCGAGAGCACCTGATGCTTGCCATACCATTTCGATACGTTGTCGAGCGTAATCATGTTCTGTCCGTCGATGGAGTTCATGTGAATGCCGGGTGCGCGTTCAATGCGTGGACGGCAGCGCGAGGCGCGTCTCGACGCGACCCTGAAGCCGCGTGAGCAGCGTGCTGAGGACCCAGTAGATCGCGGCGGCAGCGAGATAGAGCGGCAGCGGCTGGAACGTCGCGGCGATCACCTCCTGCGTCGAGCGCAGCAATTCGGTGACGGTGATTACGGAGACCAGCGACGTGTCCTTGATCAGGCTGATCAGCGTGTTGCCGAGACTCGGCACCGCGAGGCGCAGCGCTTGCGGGCAGACGACGTAGCGCAGCGTCTGCACGTGCGTGAGACCGAGACTGTGTGCGGCCGCCCATTGCCCGCGGCCGATGCCGAGAATCGCGCCGCGCATGCTCTCGGACAGGTAGGCGCCTGCGTTGAGCGTCAGCGTGAAGATGCCGGCCGTCGTGGGATCGAGCGTGATGCCGAGATCGGGCAGCCCGTAGTAGACGACGAACATCTGCACGAGCAGCGGGGTGCCGCGCATCAGGCTGACGTAGCCTTGCGCGAGGCTGGCGGCAAGCCGGTTGCTGCCGATGCGCATGATCGCGATCACGAGCCCGACGACGAGACCCAGCGCCATCGACGCGACGGCAAACTTCAGCGTGAGCATGGCGCCCTTGACCATCACGGGCAGCGTATGTACGACCAGTTGGAGTGCTTCCATTGCGTGTCTCCTGATTGTGTGCCGGACGGCCCGCGCGTGCATGCATGCGCACGCACGGGCACGGGGCGGGCTGCGTTATTGCGTCACCGGCTTGGTCGTGTCCGCGCCGAACCACTGCATCGAGATCTTTTTCATCGTGCCGTCCTGCTGCAGCGATGCCACGGCGTCGTCGATCGCCTTCGCGAATTTCGGATTGCCCTTGCGGAACGGGATGCCCATCCGGTCCTCGCCGCCCGCGAGCACGGAGCCCGGGCGCAGCGGCAGGCGTGAGTTCTTGATCAGGTAGCTGAGCATCAGGCGATCGTTGACGGCCGCGTCGATCCGGCCGGCCGCGAGGTCGCGCAGGTTTTCCGGCGTACCGGGGTACACCTGCAGGTCGATCGCGGGCACGGTCTTGACCAGATCGACGTAGTTGCTGCCCATCGTCACGCCGATCTTCTTGCCCTTCAGTTCGTCGAGCGACTTGAATGCGCGCGCATCGTTTTGCCGTTGCAGCAGCTGCGCGGACGAATACACGTACGGCGTGCTGAAGTCGAGCGCCTGCTGGCGCGACGGTGTGATCGCGACCTGGTTGACGATCACGTCGAACTTGCCGGCCTGCAGGCCGGCAAGAATCCCGCTCCATTCGGTCGTCACGAACTGCGGCTTCACACCGAGGCGGGCGGCGACCGCCTTCGCGACGTCGACGTCGAAGCCTTCGAGCTGGCCGTCGGCATTGCGATAGTCGAACGGCGGGTAGGTGCCTTCCAGTGCAATCTTCAGTACACCGGATTGCTTGACGGTGTCGAGCAGGTCAGCCGCATGCGACGTTGCGGTCGCGATGCAGAGCAGGGCGGCCGCGATGCCTTGCTTGAACGTCGGGGTGAAGTGCTTCATGGTTGTCTCCGTGGTTGTTGTCGAAAATTCAGGGTGTGCGACGCCGCGGCGACGGGCGGCGTCGCCGTGAGCGGGAAGTCGATGAAGCGTGAGGCGGCGGGCGTAGCTGTCCGCCGTGCGCGATGCCGTGCGTTACGGCATGCGTTCGGGGGCGATGAAGGACCGGAGCGCGTACGGATGGACGAGGCAGGCGCGTGAGCGGCAGTGGAGGCCGGCGTGCGCGGCGAAGCGTTCAAGCGTGCGAGTCATGATTGCCCGTGCAGCATTGCGAGTGTGTTGGACCGGATGCATCGTCGATGCGTATCCGGCGACAGGAATGCGGTGCGACTGAGGGCAATCTTAGTTTTGTCAAAAGGGAATGTGTTTCCAAAGATGCGTGCACTTTTCACGCGACGTGGAATGTTTTTCTCTGCGTGAGAAAGGTGGCGCAAGCGATCTGCTGCGGTTGCGCGCGATGAGAAGGATCAGGTGCTACGGTGCGGGCGAAGGGTTGCTCCAGGCTGCGTTCCGGCCGTACGCCGAAAAGCAAAACGGCCAGGCTGCCGTGAGTGGCAAGCCTGGCCGTTGGCCTTCGTCACGCGGGAGTCGCGTTATTCGAACGTTTCGAGCGCGAGCAATTCGTCGATCGTCTGCCGGCGGCGGATCAGCCGCGGTGCGCTGCGATCGACGAGCACTTCCGGCGCGAGCGGCCGGCTGTTGTAGTTCGATGACATCGACGCGCCGTAGGCGCCCGCGTCGTGCAGGAACAGCAGGTCGCCGATCTGCGGCTGCGCCAGCTTGCGGTGCGTGACCACGCCGCCCGCGTCCTGCGTGAACACGT
This window of the Burkholderia lata genome carries:
- a CDS encoding amino acid ABC transporter permease, encoding MEALQLVVHTLPVMVKGAMLTLKFAVASMALGLVVGLVIAIMRIGSNRLAASLAQGYVSLMRGTPLLVQMFVVYYGLPDLGITLDPTTAGIFTLTLNAGAYLSESMRGAILGIGRGQWAAAHSLGLTHVQTLRYVVCPQALRLAVPSLGNTLISLIKDTSLVSVITVTELLRSTQEVIAATFQPLPLYLAAAAIYWVLSTLLTRLQGRVETRLALPSTH
- a CDS encoding transporter substrate-binding domain-containing protein, whose amino-acid sequence is MKHFTPTFKQGIAAALLCIATATSHAADLLDTVKQSGVLKIALEGTYPPFDYRNADGQLEGFDVDVAKAVAARLGVKPQFVTTEWSGILAGLQAGKFDVIVNQVAITPSRQQALDFSTPYVYSSAQLLQRQNDARAFKSLDELKGKKIGVTMGSNYVDLVKTVPAIDLQVYPGTPENLRDLAAGRIDAAVNDRLMLSYLIKNSRLPLRPGSVLAGGEDRMGIPFRKGNPKFAKAIDDAVASLQQDGTMKKISMQWFGADTTKPVTQ
- a CDS encoding amino acid ABC transporter ATP-binding protein translates to MITLDNVSKWYGKHQVLSACSAAVSKGEVVVVCGPSGSGKSTLIKTINGLEPFQKGSITVDGTRLGDPTAKLAQLRARVGMVFQHFELFPHLSITDNLTLAQVKVLGRRKDEAVENAMKLLDRVGLKAHAHKYPGQLSGGQQQRVAIARALSMNPVAMLFDEPTSALDPEMINEVLDVMVELARDGMTMVCVTHEMGFARKVAHRVIFMDQGTVVEDAASDRFFASPHSERARDFLDKILH